CGCTGCTCGTGCCCCTGGCGGTCGCCGCCGTTGCAGCGGCGCCCTATCCCGTCATCTCGATCCTGCACCGGCGCCGGGTCAAACGCTGCATCCAGCAGCTGCCCGACGCCCTGCGCTCCATCGCATCGGCGCTGCGAGCCGGCACGAGTCTCGGGCGGGCGCTGGAGCAGACGGTCCGGCAACAGGCGCCGCCCATCACCCAGGAACTCGCGGTCGTCCTGTCCGAGTACCGCATGGGCCGTTCCCTGGAGGGGTCCCTGGGGGGGCTGCAGGCCCGGCTCGATCGACCGGAGATCGCGCTGCTCAGCTCGGCGCTGGTGGTGGCGAGCGGCGTCGGGGGGAACCTGGCGGATACGCTCGATTCGCTGGCGGACAGCATCGAGGAGAAGCTGAACATGGAAGGCAAGATCCGCAGCCTGACCGCCATGGGCCGGATGCAGGGCTGGGTCGTCGGGATACTCCCGCTGCTGGTCTGCGCCTGGCTCTTCCTGCACGACCCGCTGTCGATGCGCCCGCTCATCACCGAACCCCTGGGCTGGGGGCTGCTCGGGATGGTAACGCTGATGATGGCGCTGGCCGTGGCGATGATCCGCAAGATAGTGAATATCGACGTCTGACATGTACGCGCTCTCGCTCATGTTCGTGGTGCTCGCCATCGTGCTGGCACTGCTGTCACTGGCCAGTCTGCACCGGCAGCGGCCGCACGGGGAGGACGACTCATGGCGCGACCGGCTGCCGTTGCTGTTCAGGCTGGTGCGTCCCGTCGTGGGGCTGTTCGCCCATCATGTGGCGGAGCGCATGAATCCCGGTTACCGGGACCTGCTCACCGAGCGCCTCCAGCGCGGCGGGGTCGGCTATGTCATGCGCCCGGAGGAGTTCGTGGTCACCCGGCGCATGGGGCTCGTCACCGGCGTCATCCTCTGCCTTATGCTCATGCCCCTGGCCGGCGAAGCGGCTTCGGGCTGGCGCCTGGCACTGATTGCCGCCGCGCTGCTGTTCATCCCCCTGGGGCTGCTGTACCCGGATCTCTGGCTCCGTGATGCCATCAAGCGGCGCCAGGCCCTCATCCAGAAACAGTTTCCGTTCCTGCTCGATCTGATCGTGCTGACCATGCAGGCGGGTCTCAGTTTCGCCGCGGCGCTGGGCCATGCGGTCGAGCGCCTGCCCGCGGGTCCGGTCCGGGAGGAGATGCGGCGGGTGCTGCGGGAGACCCGCACCGGCGTGACGCGCCGCGAGGCGCTGGGCCGCCTCGCCCGGCGTACCGGTGTCAGCGCGGTGCGCAACGTGGTGGGCGCC
Above is a window of Thioalbus denitrificans DNA encoding:
- a CDS encoding type II secretion system F family protein produces the protein MYALSLMFVVLAIVLALLSLASLHRQRPHGEDDSWRDRLPLLFRLVRPVVGLFAHHVAERMNPGYRDLLTERLQRGGVGYVMRPEEFVVTRRMGLVTGVILCLMLMPLAGEAASGWRLALIAAALLFIPLGLLYPDLWLRDAIKRRQALIQKQFPFLLDLIVLTMQAGLSFAAALGHAVERLPAGPVREEMRRVLRETRTGVTRREALGRLARRTGVSAVRNVVGAINHAEETGGELAGILLSQARQLRRERFLRAEKLANQAPMKLLLPLIGLLFPVTFLIIVFPLFIKARDSGTLAFFF
- a CDS encoding type II secretion system F family protein, whose protein sequence is MAEAHASVLLGAVTGLALFMLLRRYIGGGVQFYRRRFMEQVGTGLRHSFIRLDPRYLFLLNTAAAALAGGAVYLWAGPLLVPLAVAAVAAAPYPVISILHRRRVKRCIQQLPDALRSIASALRAGTSLGRALEQTVRQQAPPITQELAVVLSEYRMGRSLEGSLGGLQARLDRPEIALLSSALVVASGVGGNLADTLDSLADSIEEKLNMEGKIRSLTAMGRMQGWVVGILPLLVCAWLFLHDPLSMRPLITEPLGWGLLGMVTLMMALAVAMIRKIVNIDV